CCAGCGGACTGCTGGCCTCCTTCCTGGGTGCCGCGCCGTCGTCGTCGGACTGGTTCCTCGGCGGACTCACCGCCTACGCAACCTCGGTGAAGCGATCCGTCCTGGGCGTGACGGCCGAGGCCGTGGTGTCCGCCGAGTCCGCAGCCCAGATGGCCGACGGCACTGCCAAACTGCTGGGCGCTGACCTGGCCCTTGCCATCACCGGCTCCGGCGGACCGGAACCGCAGGACGGACAAGAGCCGGGCACCGTTTTTATCGGCATCGCCACCGCCGGGCAGGACACCCCGGAGGTTACCGAACGGTTCTTTGACGGGGAGCCTGAGGAGGTCATCCATTCCACGGTGGCGGCCGCCCTCGAGCTGCTGGACGAGCGGCTGCAAAAGCTGCTGGCGGAGCACGGCAAGGGATCCGCCACGCTGCCCGGATAAGGCTCCCCCGGCTCACACCCGCGGCGCCTCCCCGGCCCACTGTGGTCTGACCAACTTTTCCCGGCGCTTGAAGAGGCCTACATTTAGAGGCGGAGCACCGCAGCTCCCTGGAACGGTTGGATCGGAAAATGAGCCTTCACACGGAAGCCCCCGCCCCCTCGACGGGGTCCATCGCTGATCTCGGCACGGAGAACATCAGCACCCGGGAAATCGACCGGCGCAAAATGGCGCACGATGCTTCCCACTACCTGATGATTCCCGAGGCGGTGGCCACCCCGCGCACCGCCGAGGAAGTGGCCGCCCTGCTGCGCCGGAGCCGCGAGTTGGGCATCCCGGCCACCTTCCGCTCCGGGGGAACGTCCCTCTCCGGCCAGAGCCAGAGCGACAGCCTCCTGATCGACACCCGCCAGCATTTCCGCGGCATCGAGGTGCTCGACGGCGGTGCCAGGGTCCGGGTGCAGCCCGGCGCCACGGTGCGGGCCGTGAATTCCAGGCTGGCGGCCCACGGCTACAAGCTCGGCCCGGACCCGGCATCGGAAATCGCCTGCACCATCGGCGGGGTCGTGGCCAACAATTCCTCCGGCATGGCCTGCGGCACTGAATTCAACACCTACCGAACCCTCGAATCCATGGTCCTCGTCCTGGCCTCCGGCACCGTGATCGACACCGCCGCATCCGACGCCGAGGCCAAGCTGCGCACGCTGGAACCGGAACTCTTCGAGGGGCTGCTGCGGCTGCGCGGCAGGATCGTCGCCAACCCCCACTCCGTGTCCACCATTGAGCGGCTGTTCTCCATGAAGAACACCATGGGGTACGGCCTAAACTCCTTCCTGGACTACGAGAATCCGGTGGACATCCTGACCCACCTGATGATCGGCAGCGAAGGGACCCTGGGGTTTGTCGCCGAGGCCACGTTCCGCACGGTTCCGGCGCTGCCCAAAGTGGCCACCGGGCTGATGTTTTTCGACTCGCTGGACCGGGCCGCCAGCGCGCTGCCGGAGCTGGTGGCCTCGGGGCTGGCAACCATTGAACTGATGGATGCCACCTCGCTGCGCGTGGCCGCCGCCGACCCCACCGCCCCTCCCGAACTGCGCGGGCTGGAGATCGCCAACCATGCGGCCCTGCTGGTGGAGCATCAGGCCCGCACCGCTGAGGAACTGGCCGAGAAGCGTGACAGCTCACGGGGCCTGTTCGAATCCCTGCCCCTGGCCGCCCCGTTCGCCATGACCGCCGTCGCCAAGGACCGCGCCGCCATGTGGCACCTGCGCAAGGGCCTCTACACCACGGTTGCCGGCGCCCGCCCCTCCGGAACCAACGCGCTGCTGGAGGACATTGTGGTTCCGGTCCCCTCACTGGCCTCCACCTGCGGGGAACTGTCCCGGCTCTTCACCGAGCACCACTACCGGGACTCGGTGATCTTCGGCCATGCCAAGGACGGCAACGTCCACTTCATGCTCAACGAACGCTTTGATGACCCGGCGGAACTGGCGCGCTACCAGGCCTTCACCGAGGACATGGTGGACCTGGTCCTGGGCAACGGCGGCTCCCTGAAGGCCGAACACGGCACCGGCCGGATCATGGCTGCCTTTGTCCGCCGCCAGTACGGCGACGAGCTGTACGGCGTGATGTGCGAGCTGAAGGCCCTGATCGATCCGCCGAATCTGCTCAACCCGGGCGTGCTGATCAACGACGACCCGCTGTCCTACATCGCTGACCTCAAGGTGGCTCCCACCGTTGAGGTAGAGGTGGACCGCTGCGTGGAATGCGGGTACTGCGAACCGGTGTGCCCCAGCAAGGACCTGACCACCACCCCGCGGCAGCGGATTGTGCTGCGCCGGGAAATCGCCGCCGCCGAAGCCCGCGGCGATGCCGCGCTGGCCAAGGAACTGCGCAAGGACTATGACTACGACGGCGTCCAGACCTGCGCGGCCGACGGCATGTGCGTCACGGCCTGCCCGGTGCTGATTAACACCGGCGACCTCGTCCGCCGGCTGCGGAAAGAGAACGCCAACCCCGTCGCCGATCTGGGCTGGAAGAGCGCGGCCGAGCACTGGTCCACCGTGACCGTGGCCGGCGGCAAGGCGCTGAGCCTGGCCAAGGCGATGCCGGCGCTGCTGCCCAAGGCTGCCACCGCCGCCGCGCGCGCCGTGGCCGGCAGCGAAACCGTTCCGGCCTACGAAACCGTTCTTCCGGCCGGCGGCTCCAAACGGAAGCCGCTGGAGAGCCCGGCTGCGGTTGCCGTCTATTTCCCGGCCTGCATCGGCACCATGTTTGGTCCGGCCGGAAACGGCGGGGGCGTCTCCGCGGCGTTCCTCGAACTGTGCGGGCGCGCCGGGGTGGATGTGCGGATTCCCTCCGGCATTGGTGACCTGTGCTGCGGCACGCCCTGGAAGTCCAAGGGTTTTGCCAAGGGGTACTCGGTGATGACCGAGCGGGTGCTGGCCAATCTGTGGGAAGCCACGGGCGGCGGGGCGCTTCCCGTGGTCTGCGATGCTGCCTCGTGCACCGAGGGACTGGACACGATGAAACGCCTGGCCGGGGAAAGTCCGGAATATCCCGGCCTTGAGTTCGTGGATTCGGTGGAGTTCGTGCGGGACACCGTGCTGCCGCAGCTGGAGGTGACCCGCAGGCTGCCGTCGATGGCACTGCACCCCACCTGCTCCTCCACCCAGCTGGGCGCCAACGAGGCGCTGCATACCCTTGCCGATGCCGTCGCTGACGAGGTCTTTGTGCCGCCAAGCTGGGGCTGCTGCGCGTTTGCCGGCGACCGCGGGCTGCTGCACCCCGAACTGACGGAATCGGCCACCGACAAGCAGGCGGCGGAAATCAACGAGCGCGAGTTCGCCGCCTACGCGTCAGTGAACCGGACCTGCGAGATCGGCATGTCCAAAGCCACCGGCCACACCTACCGCCACGTGCTGGAGTATTTGGCCGAGGCCACGCGGTAGGAGGGTGCTGCTCCTCTCCCGCACGCATTCCCACTCTTTGATCAGTCCCGTGGCCAACGTGACCCCATCTGACACACCAGCCCCAGAGGGTGGGAACGTGTGCAGGCGAACGCTAATTCCGGCCGGAACCGGAACCTAAGCGCTACAGGAACGGGATAACTGACGAGCACCAACGAGACGGCCGAGACGTCCAAGCAGCCGCTTGTTTCGCCCGACGGCGGTCCGTCAGGAAGTCTCGGACGGCAGTGTCGGCGGAATCTCCGGGAGTTCCTGCAGTGACCACTGGTTGCCGTCCGGGTCGCTGAAGTACACAAAGGTCCCCCAATCCAGCGGCGTGATGTCACTCGTTACAACGCCATGATCCACCAGGTGCTGCCGGGCGTCAGCGGCGCTGGGCACCACCACCTGGATCCGCTGGCTCCCGGGCTCCATGTCCGTGGTGCCAGGGCCGATCACCACCGAACACGCCGAACCCGGCGGGGTCAGCTGCACAAACCGCAGCTCCGGATTAACGCGTTCATCGAAGTCCGCGTTGAATCCCACTTGGTCCACGTAGAACGCCTTTGAGGCGTCCACATCGGACACGGGTACAGGTACGAGTTCAATTTTCCAGTCCATGCGTTTGAGGGTAAATCGGCCGGCGACCCTGCGGAACTGCCCAGAGGTCAGCTCCTGTCCGCAACCTGATCCTTCTTCCCCATCGAACTGGCAGTAAGTGCTCTTCCCGGCGCTGGGAACAGCACTTACTGCCATATCGCGGAGGAGAGGGGAGCCATCTCGCGGAGGAGAGAGGGCGTCTCGCGGCGGGAAGCCGGGGACAAACCTCAGTCTGCTGAGGAATAAGCCCGGGAGGCCCCTTGTTGCCGCCTGTATGACAGAGCAGAACGTATCCCCCGTCCCTCCGACCATTGATCTCAAGGACCTGGGCACGGTACGCCGTCTTGGCTTCGGCGCCATGCGCATTGTCGGCCCCGGCGTGTGGGGCGAGCCCGAAAGCCGCGGCACCGCCGTCGACGTCGTCCGCCGCGCCGTTGAGCTCGGCGTCGACTTCATTGACACCGCCGACTCCTACGGCCCCACCATCAGCGAAGAAATCATCGCCGAGGCGCTGTACCCCTACCCGGACGGTGTCCGCATTGCCACCAAGGCCGGCTTTGTGCGCACCGGACCCGATGTCTGGGTGCCGCTGGGCCGCCCGGAGTACCTGCGCCAGCAGGTCGAGCTGAGCCTGCGCCGCCTGAAGGTGGATTCCCTGGACCTGTTCCAGCTGCACCGCATCGATGCCACCGTTCCCGCCGAAGAGCAGTTCGCCGTGATGCGCGACCTGCAGCAGGAGGGCAAGGTCAAGGCCCTGGGCCTGTCCCAGGTCTCGGTCGATGAGTTGAAGGCAGCCGGCAAGTACTTCACGGTCTCCACCGTGCAGAACCGCTACAACCTCACCGACCGTTCCTCCGAGGACGTACTGCAGTACGCCGAGGACAACGGCATCGGCTTCATCCCGTGGGCGCCGATTTCCGCAGGCGAGCTGGCCCAGCCCGGTGGCCCCGTGGCCGAGGCCGCCCAGCGCCTGAACGCCACCGATTCCCAGGTGGCCCTGGCCTGGCTGCTGCGCCGCTCCCCCGTCATGATGCCGATCCCGGGCACCGGTTCCATCAAGCACCTCGAGGAAAACCTCGCGGCGGCTGACCTGGTGCTCGACGACGCCACCTACGCAGAGCTCGACGCCGCCAGCAAGACCGCCGGCAAGTAGGCGGCGCGCCACCTGCAGCACAACCGCCGGGTCCTGCCCGGCAGGCACCACCATTTCCCCACCGAAGGAGCACACCCCCATGGCTAATATCCTCATGGTCGTTTCAGCAGCAGATTCCCTCACGATGAAGGACGGCAGCGAGCACCCCACCGGCTACTGGGCCGAGGAACTCGTGGAATCGCACCGCGTCCTGCGCGAAGCCGGCCACACCGTGCGCATCGCCACCCCCAACGGCGTCAAGCCCACCGTGGACCAGGTCAGCCTGGATCCGGCGTCCGCCGGCAGCCCGGAAAAGGCCGCGGCCTTCACCCAGTACATTTCCTTCATCGACGCCGAGCTGTCCTCGCCGCTGGTACTCGCTGACGCGGATCCCGCAGAGTACGACGCCGTCGTCATGCCGGGCGGGCACGGCCCCATGGCGGACCTGGCCTTCGACAAGGACCTGGGCCGGATTCTGATTGCAGCCGACAACGACGGAAAGATCATCGCTCCGTTCTGTCACGGCCCGGCAGGTTTGCTGAGTGCCGAGACCGGGAACGGCGACTTCGTTTTTGCCGGCCGCAAAATGACCGTGTTCACGGATGAGGAAGAGCTCAACGGCGGCACCGGGGAAAACACCCCCTGGTTTGTCGAGGACGTGCTGCGCAACAAGGGCGCCGAAGTGGAAACCGGTCCCGCCTGGTCCAGCTTTGTGGTCCGGGACCGGAACCTGATTTCCGGCCAGAACCCGCAGTCCAGCGAGGACGTGGCCAAGGCCGTGCTCGCGGCGCTGGCTGAGTAGGACTGCACTGTGACTGTCCTGATTGCCGGCTGCGGCGATTTGGGCACGGAAGCCGGCCTGCGGTTCGCCGCGGCCGGCTTTTCCGTGCTCGGATGGCGCCGGTCCCCGGAGAAAATCCCCGCCCCGATTACCGGCGCGGCCGCCGACCTGACCGCTGCGGAACTGCCGCCCGTCCCTGCCGATACCGACGTCGTCGTCATTGCCGTGGCCGCGGGCAGCCGCAGCGTTGACGCCTACCGGGCTGCGTACGTCGACGGCACCGCCAATGTCCTGGATGCGCTGGAGCGCGACGGCGTGCATCCGCGCCGGATCCTGTTTGTCT
This genomic interval from Arthrobacter citreus contains the following:
- a CDS encoding CinA family protein translates to MSISSQDAASTKTAERIAERIQDTGVSIGVSESLTSGLLASFLGAAPSSSDWFLGGLTAYATSVKRSVLGVTAEAVVSAESAAQMADGTAKLLGADLALAITGSGGPEPQDGQEPGTVFIGIATAGQDTPEVTERFFDGEPEEVIHSTVAAALELLDERLQKLLAEHGKGSATLPG
- a CDS encoding FAD-binding and (Fe-S)-binding domain-containing protein translates to MSLHTEAPAPSTGSIADLGTENISTREIDRRKMAHDASHYLMIPEAVATPRTAEEVAALLRRSRELGIPATFRSGGTSLSGQSQSDSLLIDTRQHFRGIEVLDGGARVRVQPGATVRAVNSRLAAHGYKLGPDPASEIACTIGGVVANNSSGMACGTEFNTYRTLESMVLVLASGTVIDTAASDAEAKLRTLEPELFEGLLRLRGRIVANPHSVSTIERLFSMKNTMGYGLNSFLDYENPVDILTHLMIGSEGTLGFVAEATFRTVPALPKVATGLMFFDSLDRAASALPELVASGLATIELMDATSLRVAAADPTAPPELRGLEIANHAALLVEHQARTAEELAEKRDSSRGLFESLPLAAPFAMTAVAKDRAAMWHLRKGLYTTVAGARPSGTNALLEDIVVPVPSLASTCGELSRLFTEHHYRDSVIFGHAKDGNVHFMLNERFDDPAELARYQAFTEDMVDLVLGNGGSLKAEHGTGRIMAAFVRRQYGDELYGVMCELKALIDPPNLLNPGVLINDDPLSYIADLKVAPTVEVEVDRCVECGYCEPVCPSKDLTTTPRQRIVLRREIAAAEARGDAALAKELRKDYDYDGVQTCAADGMCVTACPVLINTGDLVRRLRKENANPVADLGWKSAAEHWSTVTVAGGKALSLAKAMPALLPKAATAAARAVAGSETVPAYETVLPAGGSKRKPLESPAAVAVYFPACIGTMFGPAGNGGGVSAAFLELCGRAGVDVRIPSGIGDLCCGTPWKSKGFAKGYSVMTERVLANLWEATGGGALPVVCDAASCTEGLDTMKRLAGESPEYPGLEFVDSVEFVRDTVLPQLEVTRRLPSMALHPTCSSTQLGANEALHTLADAVADEVFVPPSWGCCAFAGDRGLLHPELTESATDKQAAEINEREFAAYASVNRTCEIGMSKATGHTYRHVLEYLAEATR
- a CDS encoding VOC family protein, with product MDWKIELVPVPVSDVDASKAFYVDQVGFNADFDERVNPELRFVQLTPPGSACSVVIGPGTTDMEPGSQRIQVVVPSAADARQHLVDHGVVTSDITPLDWGTFVYFSDPDGNQWSLQELPEIPPTLPSETS
- a CDS encoding aldo/keto reductase — translated: MTEQNVSPVPPTIDLKDLGTVRRLGFGAMRIVGPGVWGEPESRGTAVDVVRRAVELGVDFIDTADSYGPTISEEIIAEALYPYPDGVRIATKAGFVRTGPDVWVPLGRPEYLRQQVELSLRRLKVDSLDLFQLHRIDATVPAEEQFAVMRDLQQEGKVKALGLSQVSVDELKAAGKYFTVSTVQNRYNLTDRSSEDVLQYAEDNGIGFIPWAPISAGELAQPGGPVAEAAQRLNATDSQVALAWLLRRSPVMMPIPGTGSIKHLEENLAAADLVLDDATYAELDAASKTAGK
- a CDS encoding type 1 glutamine amidotransferase domain-containing protein, whose translation is MANILMVVSAADSLTMKDGSEHPTGYWAEELVESHRVLREAGHTVRIATPNGVKPTVDQVSLDPASAGSPEKAAAFTQYISFIDAELSSPLVLADADPAEYDAVVMPGGHGPMADLAFDKDLGRILIAADNDGKIIAPFCHGPAGLLSAETGNGDFVFAGRKMTVFTDEEELNGGTGENTPWFVEDVLRNKGAEVETGPAWSSFVVRDRNLISGQNPQSSEDVAKAVLAALAE